A region of the Roseiflexus sp. RS-1 genome:
GATGAACCACACTTCGTAGCGGTAGTCGGTCGCGCGCTTCAGCAGCACGCAGTAGTCGCTCTTGCCCGCCGTCGCCGTGAAGCGCGCCCCGGCGCGCAGCAGGTCGATTTCGATCCAGTTGGTGCGCGACTCGAACACCACGGCGCGTTTGCGTTCAAAGGCGGTCGCGCTGGGGGCGCCGGGGGTCTTGTTGGCTGGCGACAGGAGCTCGATAATCGTCACCACGCGGCGCGTGCGCGCGTCGCGGATTTCGATGAAGCGCTCGCGCACCTCCGGTTCCGGCAGCGGTTCAATCAGGGTCGGGGCGGTATATCCGGCGTCGAGCGGCGCCGTCACGCCTGGACGCGCCGGAGTGACGACCGCCAGATCGGGAATGATGGCGCCGACCGGCGGCGTCTCCTCTTCGCTGACGATCAGGCGCTGCTCGACCGCAACAATAAAGTGGGGACTCAACTTTTCCGCCAGCACATCGCTCATACCGACGATCAATCGGGTATGCACATCGGGCCAGATGTCG
Encoded here:
- a CDS encoding DUF4058 family protein — encoded protein: MRSPFPGMDPFLEAPDIWPDVHTRLIVGMSDVLAEKLSPHFIVAVEQRLIVSEEETPPVGAIIPDLAVVTPARPGVTAPLDAGYTAPTLIEPLPEPEVRERFIEIRDARTRRVVTIIELLSPANKTPGAPSATAFERKRAVVFESRTNWIEIDLLRAGARFTATAGKSDYCVLLKRATDYRYEVWFIDLRDPLPTILVPTTVEFGVVTLNLQQVFETAYGRARYGDWVDYSAPVPPPPLPPADAAWVRDQVQRWLAAKAAQSAEG